The following nucleotide sequence is from Halobacillus mangrovi.
AAAGAAACAGCAGGGTTAAAGATGGCCTTAGGAGAAAATCCTAAGCGTGTCCATTCTCAATCTAAAGATGCTTCAATCACCCGGTTAGGAATTATGGGGACCTTAAGGGAAACCTTCTATGCGGCAATGAAAAATCCTGATCCGGACCAGCTTAGAGTGAGGCCTATTATACAAGCCTTGAACAAAGAGATCCCTGTTCGTATTCATGCTCACCGTGCAGACGACATCATTACAGCGATTCGATTTGCCGATGAATTCGATTTGGACTTGCGAATTGAGCACTGTACAGAAGGGCATCTGATTGTTGACCATCTTTCTTCAAGGAACCTGCAAGTATCTGTTGGCCCAACCTTTACACGTGCCTCAAAGATCGAACTACGTAATAAAACGTGGCAGACCTATAAAATTCTACATGAGCACGGAATCAAAGTGTCCATTACAACAGACCATCCTTATACACCTATTCAGTATTTGAATATATGTGCAGCCTTAGCCGCGCGTGAAGGTATGGAGATTGAAGATGCTCTTCGCGGTATCACGATTATTCCTGCTAAAAATCTTGGCGTAGATGATCGAGTGGGTTCAATTGAAAAAGGCAAAGATGCTGATCTTGTGCTTTGGAGCGGTCACCCGTTTGAATTTATGTCCAAACCGATTTGGACGATGATTGACGGCAAAATGGTATGTTATCAAGAATAGTACTGCGTTGTTACACCGATGATTCTATCGGTGTTTTTTTATGGAAAAAAACGAAGATTTTACCTGAAGCACATTCAGCCCACTTAAAAGTTTGAAATCTAAATATTACGTGTATATTATAAATGTACAAGAGTTGTACAACCTTTTTATAATATTTTTCGCGAAAATATTTGAAAATTCAGTTTCTCCCTCTGTTTTTGGGTAAAGATTGTCGAAACGTACACCTTCGGCAATGATCACATAAAAATTTTAAGGAGTGGAAACATGAAAAAATTATTATCTTCGTTAGCTGCTATCGTTTTGATCCTAGGAGTGTTCGCCCCAGTCGCTTTTGCTGATAACCACAAAGATATGGCGAAAGTTCGTGTACTTCATGCGTCCCCTGATGCTCCGGCCGTTGATGTGTATGTGAATGGAGAAGCTGTCGTGGAAGGTGCTGAATTTAAAGCAGCTACCGATTACATGGAATTACCTGCTGGAGAACATACAGTAGAAATCTATGCTGCGGGTACAGAAGGTGAAAAAGATCCTGTACTATCTGCAAACGTTAACGTTGAAGCTGGAATGGCCTACACTGCCGCAGCGATTGATAACTTAGAAAACCTTCAATTAAAAGCAATCCAGGATTCCATGGAAGCAAGTGAAGGAATGGCTAAAGTTCGTGTCGGCCACTTCATCCCAGGAGCACCTGCTGTTGATGTGGGACCAATTGGTGGAGACGCGTTATTCTCAGGTGCTGAATTCCCAATGGTAACGGACTATAAAGAACTAGAACCAGAAACCTATGACCTAGAAGTTCGTACGACAGATGGGACTCAATTGATCGACCTTTCAGGTACGACGCTTGAAGAAGGAAAAGTTTATAGTGCGTTTGCTGTAGGAACTGCAGACAGCCCTGAAGTACTTCTTCTAGAAGACTCAGCAGCAATGCCTTCTTCCATGCCTGAAACGGGGTTTGGCGGAACGAATAATTCTAACGCAATGCTTTATGCAGCTGTTCTTGGTGTAGTGGCCATGGGTGCTGGCTTTATGGTTTTCCGTAAACGTTCTGAAGCATAAACAATGAAACGATTTGTATTCCCAGTCCTCCTTGGCTTCCTCGTATTTATCGTGAGCTTTCAACTGCTTGATGATGAACCCCTCGAGGAAGCCAGGGTTCTTTCATCTTCACAAGAATCACAAACAACTCCTACGGAAACCCAAGAGAACCCTGAACCCGAGCCTGTATATTCAGACACTAAAGATTCAATAGAAACCACCCCCCTTAA
It contains:
- a CDS encoding amidohydrolase, which codes for MNTVITNVTIHPITSPSIKNGKVHIADGKIFDYGKDISLPEQAEYIDGKGNDLYPGFIDVHTHLGLYDEGTGWAGSDANETIEAITPHLRAIDGAHPLDPAFFNARKAGVTSAHIMPGSANIIGGTTSVIKTIGHSITDMVLKETAGLKMALGENPKRVHSQSKDASITRLGIMGTLRETFYAAMKNPDPDQLRVRPIIQALNKEIPVRIHAHRADDIITAIRFADEFDLDLRIEHCTEGHLIVDHLSSRNLQVSVGPTFTRASKIELRNKTWQTYKILHEHGIKVSITTDHPYTPIQYLNICAALAAREGMEIEDALRGITIIPAKNLGVDDRVGSIEKGKDADLVLWSGHPFEFMSKPIWTMIDGKMVCYQE
- a CDS encoding DUF4397 domain-containing protein — protein: MKKLLSSLAAIVLILGVFAPVAFADNHKDMAKVRVLHASPDAPAVDVYVNGEAVVEGAEFKAATDYMELPAGEHTVEIYAAGTEGEKDPVLSANVNVEAGMAYTAAAIDNLENLQLKAIQDSMEASEGMAKVRVGHFIPGAPAVDVGPIGGDALFSGAEFPMVTDYKELEPETYDLEVRTTDGTQLIDLSGTTLEEGKVYSAFAVGTADSPEVLLLEDSAAMPSSMPETGFGGTNNSNAMLYAAVLGVVAMGAGFMVFRKRSEA